The proteins below are encoded in one region of Halococcus saccharolyticus DSM 5350:
- a CDS encoding GNAT family N-acetyltransferase: MIEYRPIPEAAEERHRAITGYAFDAGSGPYDPDEPIDERRQRRWAFGEDRGVFDGDDLVACGTHIEFTVRLRGEWLPMAGLSGVASPPDRRRQGFVGELLEASLREYRDRDWPIAALWPFKHDFYARYGWATGCRYRTATVDPAALSTVRSAAAGEFRRIEPEEYATLEPVFEAWLDGVNLATRRSDDWWRDRVFQSDDTERYCYVWLREDEPRGYLLYRIRNDDDGRRLVVDEMASADHEAYLNLLRFCHDHDSQVNTVELYGHDHDRLLDVVTDRDAIEVEMAAGQMVRIVDVPTALEAVPYPGVEDATVTVDVDDPHAPWNDATFAIRVEDNVASVERVDAEPDATTDIGTLSQLLVGYCSAEHARVVGDLDVDTSGTADVLDRLFPEHEVFLPEQF; the protein is encoded by the coding sequence ATGATCGAGTATCGTCCCATCCCCGAAGCGGCCGAAGAGCGCCATCGGGCGATCACGGGCTACGCGTTCGACGCCGGGTCGGGACCGTACGACCCGGATGAACCGATCGACGAACGACGTCAACGACGGTGGGCGTTCGGCGAGGATCGAGGGGTCTTCGACGGCGACGACCTCGTTGCTTGCGGGACCCACATCGAGTTCACCGTCCGACTGCGCGGCGAGTGGCTCCCGATGGCCGGTCTCTCGGGAGTGGCCTCGCCGCCGGACCGTCGACGTCAGGGGTTCGTCGGGGAACTCCTCGAAGCCTCGCTCCGGGAGTATCGCGATCGAGATTGGCCGATTGCCGCTCTCTGGCCGTTCAAACACGACTTCTACGCGCGCTACGGCTGGGCGACCGGTTGTCGGTATCGGACCGCGACCGTCGATCCCGCGGCGCTGTCGACGGTGCGATCCGCCGCGGCCGGCGAGTTCCGGCGGATCGAACCCGAGGAGTACGCCACCTTGGAACCGGTCTTCGAGGCGTGGCTCGACGGCGTGAACCTCGCGACCCGCCGGAGCGACGACTGGTGGCGCGATCGAGTGTTTCAGAGCGACGATACGGAGCGATACTGCTACGTGTGGCTCCGCGAGGACGAGCCACGGGGCTACCTGCTGTACCGGATCCGGAATGACGACGACGGCCGACGCCTAGTCGTCGACGAAATGGCGTCCGCCGACCACGAGGCGTATCTGAATCTCCTGCGCTTCTGCCACGATCACGACTCCCAGGTGAACACGGTCGAGCTGTACGGCCACGATCACGACCGTCTTCTGGACGTCGTCACCGACCGGGACGCGATCGAGGTCGAGATGGCTGCCGGCCAGATGGTTCGGATCGTCGACGTCCCGACAGCGCTCGAAGCCGTCCCGTACCCCGGTGTCGAGGACGCCACCGTCACCGTCGACGTCGACGATCCACACGCGCCGTGGAACGATGCGACGTTCGCGATTCGGGTCGAAGACAACGTGGCGTCCGTCGAACGCGTCGACGCCGAACCGGATGCGACGACCGACATCGGGACGCTCTCACAGCTCCTCGTCGGCTACTGCTCGGCCGAACATGCCAGAGTGGTCGGCGATCTCGACGTGGATACCTCAGGGACCGCCGACGTGCTGGATCGGCTGTTTCCCGAGCACGAGGTGTTCCTCCCGGAACAGTTCTGA
- a CDS encoding DedA family protein: MSAPVLQIAEMPATLRDLLDSEYALLALLCVFVLEGAMLMYFMPSEAIVPVSIGLMGSTVTDVAAIIGVAVIGATIGQVALFVLAKRGGREWLLEKRWFRVSDERLATFDGWFDRWGPIVVPVSNALLFTRGMLTVPAGFAEMRTRTFVVLSAAGTVVFETALAAIALGVIEIAF, from the coding sequence ATGTCCGCTCCGGTCCTCCAGATCGCGGAGATGCCCGCTACCCTCCGGGACCTGCTCGACTCGGAGTACGCGCTACTCGCCCTCCTCTGTGTGTTCGTGCTCGAAGGAGCCATGCTGATGTACTTCATGCCGAGCGAGGCGATCGTCCCGGTCTCGATCGGCCTCATGGGGAGCACAGTGACGGACGTCGCCGCCATCATCGGTGTCGCGGTGATCGGCGCGACGATCGGCCAGGTCGCGCTGTTCGTGCTCGCGAAGCGCGGCGGCCGGGAGTGGCTCCTCGAAAAGCGGTGGTTCCGGGTGAGCGACGAGCGCCTCGCCACCTTCGACGGCTGGTTCGACCGCTGGGGCCCGATCGTCGTTCCGGTGAGCAACGCCCTTCTCTTTACCCGGGGGATGCTCACCGTCCCCGCTGGGTTCGCCGAGATGCGGACCCGGACGTTCGTCGTCCTCTCGGCTGCCGGTACGGTGGTGTTCGAGACGGCGCTCGCGGCGATCGCGCTCGGCGTGATCGAAATCGCGTTCTGA
- the hemB gene encoding porphobilinogen synthase, producing MDLTRRPRRLRRDGLRDLVSETTLAASDLIAPVFVDATTEERIPIESMPGHERVPVNEAATRVEEIAATGVESVIVFGIPESKDARGTRAWADDGVVQRALRRITDETDVFCITDVCLCEYTDHGHCGVLADEARDRWEDGRAEADGGAAGLHAHRETGLTVDNDATLDLLGKTATSHAAAGADMVAPSSATDGMVGAIRAALDDVEHTDVPIMSYAAKYESAFYGPFRDAADGAPAFGDRRHYQMDPANADEALREVDLDVDQGADVLMVKPALPYLDVVSAVDDRTDHPVAAYNVSGEYAMLHAAAEKGWLDLDAVAHESLLSIKRAGADLILTYFAEDVAKQL from the coding sequence ATGGATCTCACCCGCCGCCCGCGACGGCTCCGCCGCGACGGGCTCCGCGATCTCGTCAGCGAGACCACCCTGGCGGCGAGCGACCTGATCGCGCCGGTGTTCGTCGACGCCACCACGGAGGAGCGCATTCCGATCGAGTCGATGCCGGGCCACGAGCGCGTTCCCGTAAACGAGGCGGCTACGCGCGTCGAGGAGATCGCCGCAACGGGCGTCGAGAGCGTCATCGTCTTCGGCATCCCCGAGTCGAAGGACGCCCGCGGCACGCGCGCGTGGGCCGACGACGGCGTGGTCCAGCGCGCGCTCCGACGGATCACCGACGAAACCGATGTCTTCTGCATCACCGACGTCTGCCTCTGCGAGTACACCGATCACGGCCACTGCGGAGTACTCGCGGATGAGGCACGAGATCGGTGGGAGGACGGCCGTGCGGAGGCCGACGGCGGTGCGGCGGGGCTGCACGCACATCGCGAAACGGGGCTGACGGTCGACAACGACGCGACGCTCGACCTCCTCGGGAAGACCGCGACGAGCCACGCCGCCGCGGGCGCAGATATGGTCGCGCCGAGCAGCGCGACCGACGGGATGGTGGGCGCGATCCGGGCAGCGCTCGACGACGTGGAGCACACGGACGTACCAATCATGAGCTACGCCGCGAAGTACGAGAGCGCCTTCTACGGGCCGTTCCGCGACGCGGCCGACGGCGCGCCCGCCTTCGGTGATCGCCGCCACTACCAGATGGACCCCGCGAACGCCGACGAAGCCCTTCGAGAAGTGGATCTCGACGTCGATCAGGGGGCTGACGTGCTGATGGTCAAGCCCGCGCTACCCTACCTCGACGTCGTCAGCGCGGTCGACGATCGGACCGACCACCCCGTGGCGGCGTACAACGTCTCTGGGGAGTACGCGATGCTCCACGCCGCCGCCGAGAAGGGCTGGCTCGATCTCGACGCTGTGGCTCACGAGTCGCTGCTCTCGATCAAGCGCGCCGGCGCGGATCTAATTCTGACGTACTTCGCCGAGGACGTCGCCAAGCAGCTCTGA